A window of Nicotiana tabacum cultivar K326 chromosome 24, ASM71507v2, whole genome shotgun sequence contains these coding sequences:
- the LOC107780237 gene encoding uncharacterized protein LOC107780237, with amino-acid sequence MRQFVPSWFKGQFSRWLEYSVKKDAAYCLCYYLFKNEFIHGSVGEFYTKNNFRAWNKGLERLRLYVGDVNSVHDKCFKKMLDLSNHHQSVQVVFDKHSEKLKSEYRMHLEASIDVARLLLLYVLPFRGHDKSESSTNQGLFLGFLRWHGDKHPDVGEVILEKAPQNDTLTCPMIQKDIINACAKETLKAIIGDLNGDYFERFVGLVHVSDTSASSLKEAIYSLLSEHSLSPSKIRGQGYDGANNMRGEINGLKTLIMKDSPSTYYIHCFAHQLQLTFVAIAKKHLDVEDFFCHVTNVLNVIEGSFKRRDSLRLLQAEKLEQLLESGEVHTGQGLNQERGLQRPGDTRWGSHFKILDNFIVLFSSIVRVLEVIKHEGSTSNDRNQAKYLLSEIKTFKFIFMLHLMLKVLSLSNELSKTLPKRDQDIVNAVEFLNITKKRLQDMRESE; translated from the exons ATGCGTCAATTTGTTCCAAGTTGGTTCAAAGGTCAATTTTCTAGATGGTTGGAATATAGTGTGAAGAAAGATGCGGCATATTGCCTATGTTATTATTTGTTCAAAAATGAATTTATTCATGGAAGTGTGGGTGAATTCTATACAAAGAATAATTTTAGGGCTTGGAATAAGGGTCTTGAAAGATTGCGTCTATATGTTGGTGATGTTAATAGTGTCCATGATAAATGTTTCAAAAAGATGCTAGATTTATCAAATCATCATCAATCAGTTCAAGTTGTTTTTGATAAACACTCCGAGAAATTAAAAAGTGAGTATCGAATGCATTTAGAAGCATCAATTGATGTGGCAAGACTTCTATTACTTTATGTATTGCCTTTTAGGGGTCATGATAAAAGTGAATCTTCAACAAATCAAGGTCTCTTTTTAGGATTTTTACGATGGCATGGGGACAAGCATCCGGATGTGGGGGAAGTGATATTAGAAAAGGCTCCGCAAAATGATACTTTGACTTGCCCTATGATccaaaaggatattatcaatgcTTGTGCAAAAGAAACATTGAAAGCTATAATTGGAGACTTAAATGGAGATTACTTTG AGCGATTTGTTGGTCTTGTCCATGTTAGCGATACATCGGCATCATCATTGAAGGAAGCAATCTATTCTTTACTTTCAGAGCACTCACTAAGTCCATCTAAAATACGTGGACAAGGTTATGATGGGGCTAATAATATGAGGGGAGAGATAAATGGTCTTAAGACTTTGATTATGAAAGATAGTCCATCAACATATTACATTCATTGTTTTGCTCATCAATTACAATTAACATTTGTAGCTATTGCTAAAAAGCATTTGGATGTTGAAGATTTCTTTTGTCATGTTACTAATGTGTTGAATGTTATTGAAGGATCTTTTAAGCGTAGAGATTCGCTTCGTCTTCTTCAAGCTGAAAAGTTGGAGCAATTACTTGAGTCCGGTGAAGTTCATACTGGACAAGGATTAAATCAAGAACGGGGGCTTCAAAGACCAGGTGATACTCGTTGGGGATCACATTTCAAAATATTAGATAACTTTATTGTtcttttctcatctattgtcCGTGTGCTTGAAGTGATTAAACATGAAGGTTCTACCTCAAATGATAGAAATCAAGCTAAGTATCTTCTGAGTGAGATTAAAacattcaaatttatttttatgctacaCTTGATGTTGAAAGTGTTGTCATTGTCAAACGAGTTGAGCAAGACCTTACCAAAAAGGGACCAAGATATTGTTAATGCTGTGGAGTTTCTTAACATTACAAAGAAAAGATTGCAAGATATGAGAGAAAGTGAATGA
- the LOC142178097 gene encoding uncharacterized protein LOC142178097: protein MDEFYFSGKSKRKSSSICYSHHLRVEIFCAVIDVQLQELNDRFDVVSSNLLLGMASLNPVNSFANYDKGRILTLAKCYPNEFDEVQIRDLSYQLDTFLIHMRCDNAKFSNLQGISDLAKALVEANLVETYSYIYLLLKLTLILPVATATVERAFLFMKQIKNDERNKYENLSRTIVKE, encoded by the exons ATGGATGAGTTTTATTTTTCTGGAAAGTCAAAGCGGAAGTCTTCTAGTATTTGTTATTCACACCACTTGCGTGTTGAAATATTTTGTGCTGTGATTGATGTGCAACTTCAAGAGCTTAATGACCGGTTTGATGTAGTGAGTAGTAATTTACTTCTCGGGATGGCTAGCTTAAATCCAGTCAATTCTTTTGCTAATTATGATAAAGGTAGAATACTGACTTTAGCAAAGTGTTATCCAAATGAGTTTGATGAAGTACAAATTCGGGATTTGAGTTATCAACTCGATACTTTCTTAATTCATATGCGATGTGATAATGCCAAATTCTCCAACTTGCAAGGAATTAGTGATTTGGCAAAAGCATTGGTTGAGGCAAATCTTGTGGAGACTTATTCATATATTTACTTACTTTTGAAGTTGACTCTGATTTTACCTGTTGCTACTGCAACTGTGGAGAGAGCATTTTTATTTATGAAGCAAATAAAGAATGATGAGCGGAATA AATATGAAAATTTGTCGAGGACAATTGTAAAGGAATGA
- the LOC107780249 gene encoding uncharacterized protein LOC107780249 has translation MVVILHGVTTIAGGYSLIPGRADGPGLNASFSDDFELSFVPERCTLMISDRGTKLVREIQLKAEDCSRNSHSALRAVSTWFLTVGLPCLVCLILGFPATNAHIFSNGTF, from the exons ATGGTGGTGATATTACACG GTGTTACTACAATAGCAGGAGGTTATTCACTAATACCAGGCCGTGCTGATGGACCTGGATTAAATGCCTCATTTTCAgatgattttgaactttcttttgttCCTGAGAGATGCACTTTAATGATCTCTGACCGTGGCACTAAGTTAGTCCGCGAAATACAGCTTAAGGCCGAGGATTGCTCAAGAAATTCTCATTCTG CTCTAAGAGCAGTTTCTACATGGTTCTTAACCGTGGGGCTTCCCTGCTTGGTCTGCTTGATTCTCGGGTTCCCAGCTACAAATGCTCACATATTCTCTAATGGAACTTTCTAG